A genomic segment from Heptranchias perlo isolate sHepPer1 chromosome 18, sHepPer1.hap1, whole genome shotgun sequence encodes:
- the si:dkey-42p14.3 gene encoding EF-hand calcium-binding domain-containing protein 10, which yields MASPREREATAYLRQHQILELLDNLTSMLLYHRPAKPLDFLVDQLEKLKIARQTETDYPCLFDESNLDAVFGILDTTKKGHITLNQYTEALKTLGVKNFVTQPEGASNNEISLATFKNEATAGLMKTCATFKTG from the exons ATGGCGtctccccgggagagagaggccaCCGCGTACCTGCGGCAGCATCAGATACTGGAGCTGCTCGACAATCTCACCAGCATGCTGCTGTACCACCGGCCGG CCAAGCCATTGGACTTTTTAGTAGATCAACTGGAAAAACTGAAGATTGCCAGACAGACTGAAACAGACTACCCTTGCTTGTTTGATGAGTCAAATTTAGATGCTGTATTTGGAATTTTAGACACTACAAAAAAAGGACATATAACTTTGAACCAGTACACTGAAG CTTTGAAAACCCTGGGAGTAAAGAATTTTGTAACGCAGCCGGAGGGTGCCAGTAATAATGAAATCAGTCTGGCAACTTTCAAAAATGAGGC GACAGCTGGATTAATGAAGACTTGTGCCACATTCAAAACTGGATAA